CCGCCTCCTCCTTCGACATCTATGGTGACCGGCCCGATACCGAGCAGCTCGACGAGACCAGCCCGCGAGGCACCGGATTCCTGGCCGACATAATCGCTGCCTGGGAGGATTCCACGCGTGCGGCGAGCGACGCAGGCGTCCGCGTCGCTCACATGCGCTTCGGCAACGTTCTCAGCGACAACGGCGGCATGCTCGGGGTGCTGCTGCCCCTCTACCGGCTCGGCCTGGGCACCACGTTCGGCAGCGGCCGGCAGTACTGGCCCTGGATCGCCGTCGATGACGTGCCTCCGGCGATCACGCACCTGCTCGGACGACCGGAGATCAATGGCCCGGTCAACTTCGTCGCGCCAGAGCAGGTGACCAACGCACGCTTCACGGATACCGTCGCCGCCGTTGTCGGAAGGCCCTCCTTTCTCAGGGTCCCTTCGTTCGCCATGAAGCTGGCGCCCGGCGGCATGTCGGAGGATCTGCTGCTCCGC
The window above is part of the Longimicrobiales bacterium genome. Proteins encoded here:
- a CDS encoding TIGR01777 family oxidoreductase; protein product: VLTRFLRKNGHEVTRVVRSYGGLPPSERAVVWHPEEGVIDADGLENHDVVVHLAGENIAGIWTAGKKRRIRESRVRGTTLLARTLAGLAQPPRVLVSASSFDIYGDRPDTEQLDETSPRGTGFLADIIAAWEDSTRAASDAGVRVAHMRFGNVLSDNGGMLGVLLPLYRLGLGTTFGSGRQYWPWIAVDDVPPAITHLLGRPEINGPVNFVAPEQVTNARFTDTVAAVVGRPSFLRVPSFAMKLAPGGMSEDLLLRSARVVPRKLLDSGYEFRFPTLREALRSMVG